One segment of Gordonia terrae DNA contains the following:
- a CDS encoding SDR family oxidoreductase — protein MNLTGNTIFIPGATSGIGLALATRLHDKGNTVIVGGRRTELLDRIREDHPGLHTVAIDIADPAGVDAAARQVIAEHPDLDVLIAMAGIMRVEDWSSPAGFLDTAEATITTNLLGPIRLVAAFIDHLQTRPAATIMTVSSGLAFAPLRVTPTYNATKAAIHMLSESLRLQFAGTSVEVIELVPPAVRTDLMPGQRDSDFAMPLDEFADEVIDLIGTQPDATELLVERVKFLRWGEARGDYAGVVATLNDHDPHGS, from the coding sequence ATGAACCTCACCGGAAACACCATTTTCATCCCCGGCGCGACGAGCGGGATCGGCCTGGCGCTCGCCACCCGCCTGCACGACAAGGGCAACACCGTCATCGTCGGCGGGCGGCGCACCGAACTCCTCGACCGGATTCGAGAGGACCACCCCGGTCTGCACACCGTCGCAATCGACATCGCCGACCCGGCGGGTGTCGACGCGGCGGCCCGACAGGTCATCGCCGAGCATCCGGACCTCGACGTCCTCATCGCGATGGCGGGGATCATGCGTGTCGAGGACTGGTCGTCCCCGGCAGGGTTTCTCGACACCGCCGAAGCGACCATCACGACCAACCTTCTCGGTCCCATTCGTCTCGTCGCGGCATTCATCGACCATCTGCAGACGCGACCAGCCGCCACGATCATGACCGTGTCCTCGGGCCTGGCGTTCGCCCCGCTGCGGGTGACACCGACCTACAACGCCACCAAGGCCGCCATCCACATGCTGAGCGAGTCATTGCGCCTGCAATTCGCCGGTACCTCGGTCGAGGTCATCGAACTCGTGCCGCCGGCGGTACGCACCGATCTGATGCCGGGACAGCGCGACAGCGACTTCGCCATGCCGCTCGACGAGTTCGCCGACGAGGTGATCGACCTCATCGGCACGCAACCCGACGCCACCGAGCTACTCGTCGAGCGGGTGAAGTTCCTGCGCTGGGGCGAGGCGCGCGGCGACTACGCCGGCGTCGTGGCCACGCTGAACGACCATGACCCGCACGGTTCCTGA
- a CDS encoding helix-turn-helix transcriptional regulator, with product MDRDALAGFLVSRRNGLQPSDVGIPAGARRRTTGLRREEVAQLAMMSTDYYTRLEQRRGPQPSTQMLAALARALRLTADERDYLFRVAGHSAPDRMVASDHIAPGLLRVLDRLAGTPALILSALGETLIQNDCARALFGDSGHLTGMDRSAIYRWFVHPDDERSRYPADDHERQSRAQVASLRAAYGVMGAQSRAGAMVAELLRRSSEFAVLWDTHMVSRRFEDHKILLHPEVGAIEVDCQALFTEDETQVLLVLTAAPRTDAAGKIELLNVLGTQQLGLGPR from the coding sequence ATGGATCGTGATGCGCTGGCCGGTTTCCTCGTGAGCCGACGCAACGGGCTGCAACCGTCGGATGTGGGTATCCCGGCAGGCGCTCGCCGGCGCACAACCGGTCTCCGTCGCGAAGAGGTGGCACAGCTGGCAATGATGTCGACCGATTACTACACCCGGCTCGAGCAGCGGCGTGGACCCCAGCCCAGTACCCAGATGCTCGCGGCGCTGGCCCGCGCCCTGCGGCTCACCGCCGATGAGCGCGACTACCTGTTCCGCGTCGCCGGGCACAGCGCACCGGATCGGATGGTGGCGTCGGACCACATCGCTCCGGGGCTTCTGCGCGTGCTGGACCGCTTGGCCGGGACGCCTGCCCTCATCCTCTCCGCCCTCGGCGAGACCTTGATCCAGAACGACTGCGCGCGAGCACTGTTCGGCGACAGCGGCCATCTCACCGGAATGGATCGCAGCGCAATCTACCGGTGGTTCGTGCACCCCGACGACGAGCGCAGCCGCTATCCGGCCGACGACCACGAGCGGCAGAGTCGGGCACAGGTCGCCTCACTGCGGGCCGCATACGGCGTGATGGGCGCACAATCGCGTGCCGGGGCGATGGTCGCCGAACTCCTCCGCCGGAGCAGCGAATTCGCCGTGCTCTGGGACACCCACATGGTGAGTCGACGCTTCGAGGACCACAAGATCCTGCTCCACCCCGAGGTCGGCGCGATCGAGGTCGATTGTCAGGCCTTGTTCACCGAGGACGAGACCCAGGTGCTGCTCGTGCTGACGGCGGCACCACGGACCGACGCGGCCGGCAAGATCGAGTTGCTCAACGTGCTCGGAACACAGCAGCTCGGACTCGGCCCGCGCTGA
- a CDS encoding MarR family winged helix-turn-helix transcriptional regulator: MSTAPEPNWLDDEEMDAWIQVATALAHLPHALDAQLLRDAQITHFEYEVMSALSEAPERTLRMSQLAELSYGSLSRLSHVVSRLEKRGWVRRHPCPENGRFTNAVLTESGWEKVVATAPGYLANVRELVVDRLTRAQLRQVSAIGRRINTRPAGTA, translated from the coding sequence ATGTCCACTGCCCCCGAGCCGAACTGGCTCGACGACGAGGAGATGGACGCCTGGATTCAGGTGGCAACGGCGCTCGCCCACCTGCCCCACGCGCTCGACGCCCAGCTCCTCCGCGACGCCCAGATCACCCATTTCGAATACGAAGTGATGTCTGCGCTGTCCGAAGCTCCCGAGCGCACTCTGCGGATGAGCCAACTCGCGGAGCTGTCCTACGGCTCGTTGTCGCGGCTGTCGCACGTGGTTTCCAGGCTCGAGAAGCGGGGTTGGGTTCGACGTCACCCGTGCCCGGAGAACGGACGGTTCACGAATGCCGTTCTCACCGAGTCGGGTTGGGAGAAGGTGGTCGCCACCGCTCCCGGATATCTCGCCAATGTGCGCGAACTCGTCGTCGATCGGCTGACGCGTGCGCAGCTCCGGCAGGTGTCGGCGATCGGGCGTCGGATCAACACCCGGCCCGCCGGGACGGCGTAG
- a CDS encoding DoxX family protein, translating to MTNPIVRSAGILIGRVALGVIFLAHGLQKFQQNGWTGPQTGFDMMGVPAASFSAFVVTWLEILGGIALIVGVLTPIIAALFVIDMVGALFIAHVDSGIWVSDGGYEFVLALAAGSLLLAVVGAGRFSVDAALGSKVSWLATDDSRSGELAGTSR from the coding sequence ATGACCAACCCCATCGTCCGCAGCGCGGGCATCCTCATCGGACGCGTCGCTCTCGGCGTGATCTTCCTGGCTCACGGCCTGCAGAAGTTCCAGCAGAACGGCTGGACGGGACCACAGACCGGGTTCGACATGATGGGTGTGCCGGCCGCGTCGTTCTCGGCGTTCGTGGTCACGTGGCTCGAGATCCTCGGCGGCATCGCCCTGATCGTCGGAGTGCTGACCCCGATCATCGCCGCGCTGTTCGTCATCGACATGGTCGGCGCGCTGTTCATCGCCCACGTCGACAGCGGGATCTGGGTCTCCGACGGCGGATACGAGTTCGTCCTCGCACTCGCGGCCGGTTCGCTGCTGCTGGCGGTCGTCGGCGCCGGACGGTTCAGCGTCGACGCCGCGCTGGGCTCGAAGGTGAGTTGGCTCGCCACCGACGACTCCCGCTCGGGCGAGCTCGCCGGCACCTCTCGCTGA
- a CDS encoding DMT family transporter gives MTWVMLIAAIASEVAATLSLKGSETEPALYAVVALGYTIAFALLAGVLKRGMGIGVAYGIWSASGVALTAILATWIFDEPFGIVMGIGIVCIMVGVVLVETGHRRPVDAGAPEA, from the coding sequence ATGACCTGGGTGATGCTGATCGCGGCGATTGCCTCGGAGGTGGCGGCGACGTTGTCGCTGAAGGGTTCAGAGACCGAACCGGCGCTGTATGCGGTCGTCGCCCTGGGCTACACGATTGCGTTTGCACTCCTCGCCGGAGTCCTCAAGCGCGGCATGGGGATCGGCGTCGCCTACGGAATCTGGTCGGCGTCGGGGGTGGCCCTCACCGCGATTCTGGCGACCTGGATCTTCGACGAACCCTTCGGGATCGTGATGGGGATCGGCATCGTGTGCATCATGGTCGGGGTGGTGCTGGTCGAGACCGGTCACCGGCGACCTGTCGACGCCGGCGCACCGGAGGCCTGA
- a CDS encoding DMT family transporter, which translates to MGYLFIVAAIIAEVTGTLALRAAATGSRRFYGLVVAGYLTAFVALTLGLRHGVPLGVAYGIWAAAGVAATAVAAHFLFRERLNRRMVTGIGVIIVGVLLIELGALH; encoded by the coding sequence GTGGGCTATCTCTTCATCGTGGCGGCCATCATCGCCGAGGTCACCGGCACTCTCGCATTGCGCGCCGCAGCCACCGGGAGTCGGCGTTTCTACGGACTGGTCGTGGCCGGGTACCTGACCGCGTTCGTCGCATTGACACTCGGACTGAGACACGGTGTGCCCCTTGGTGTCGCCTATGGCATCTGGGCGGCCGCCGGCGTCGCGGCCACGGCGGTCGCCGCACACTTCCTGTTCCGCGAACGCCTCAACCGCCGGATGGTCACCGGAATCGGCGTGATCATCGTGGGTGTGCTTCTCATCGAGTTGGGTGCGCTGCACTGA
- a CDS encoding YihY/virulence factor BrkB family protein, whose product MSMTERVDRFQRRHPATGFPLAVIYKFVDDQGAYLAALCAYYAFISLFPLLLLFATVLGIVLADNPDLQERILDSAMSQIPVIGGQLEEPEKLSGGVTAIVIGIVVSLYGGLGVAVAAQNAMNTIWAVPRNERPDPIFARLRGLLLLSTIGVAVIGLTIVNGVSAAFELGIVGRWLAILASVALSTLVFTIAFRIGTARDVSVRDVLPGAFGAAVCWQIIQTFGAVYVQHVIGNASSTNGVFAIVLGLLAFLYVSSIVIVFCLETNAVRVDRLYPRSLLTPFTDNVSLTKGDEAAYAAQVLAQRNKGFQEIDVSFDNPRDVDSDAELEDPRTRE is encoded by the coding sequence GTGTCGATGACCGAGCGGGTCGACCGGTTCCAGCGGCGTCATCCTGCGACGGGCTTTCCGCTTGCCGTCATCTACAAGTTCGTCGATGATCAGGGCGCATATCTCGCTGCGCTGTGCGCCTATTACGCGTTCATCTCGCTGTTCCCGCTACTGCTGCTGTTCGCGACCGTGCTGGGTATCGTCCTGGCCGACAACCCCGACCTGCAGGAACGAATCCTGGACTCGGCGATGAGTCAGATCCCGGTCATCGGTGGGCAACTCGAGGAACCCGAGAAGCTCAGTGGCGGGGTCACTGCGATCGTCATCGGGATCGTGGTGTCGCTGTACGGCGGCCTCGGTGTCGCAGTCGCCGCCCAGAACGCGATGAACACGATCTGGGCGGTCCCGCGCAATGAGCGCCCCGATCCGATCTTCGCCCGTCTGCGTGGGCTGTTGTTGCTGTCCACCATCGGCGTCGCGGTGATCGGGCTGACCATCGTCAACGGCGTCTCGGCGGCATTCGAGCTGGGGATCGTGGGCCGTTGGCTTGCCATCCTGGCGTCGGTGGCGCTGAGTACGTTGGTGTTCACGATTGCGTTCCGGATCGGCACCGCCCGTGACGTGTCGGTACGGGACGTTCTGCCAGGAGCTTTCGGCGCAGCGGTCTGCTGGCAGATCATCCAGACCTTCGGCGCGGTCTACGTGCAGCACGTCATCGGGAACGCGAGTTCGACCAACGGGGTCTTCGCGATCGTGCTCGGCCTGCTGGCGTTTCTGTACGTGTCGTCGATCGTGATCGTGTTCTGTCTCGAGACCAATGCGGTCCGTGTCGATCGCCTCTACCCGCGGTCGCTGCTGACCCCCTTCACCGACAACGTCAGCTTGACGAAGGGGGATGAGGCGGCATACGCGGCACAGGTTCTCGCGCAGCGCAACAAGGGCTTCCAGGAGATCGATGTCTCCTTCGACAATCCGCGCGACGTCGACTCCGACGCCGAATTGGAGGACCCGCGGACGCGTGAGTGA